Proteins encoded together in one Miscanthus floridulus cultivar M001 chromosome 16, ASM1932011v1, whole genome shotgun sequence window:
- the LOC136510610 gene encoding uncharacterized protein → MAADLSYWMAIAGHAVLVFLFVVVAVVVSVVFIFVCTIEVKAWWHSPRMRLFRLGGVTTLRRKLNYPCTMCQDSMEAGEKVRTLSCDHAFHCGGGVKCEKDIDKWLRTGPMTTCPICRQIPHPVRPWKRPPPSSPAPSPKTSAPTLPQLSRTSSMPDLEALLPPVHDETLPEASSLASAPPLAQLPPTSTPDLEEALLLPAHDETVPEASSSQ, encoded by the coding sequence ATGGCAGCCGACCTCAGCTATTGGATGGCCATCGCCGGCCACGCCGTGCTCGTGTTCTTATTTGTCGTCGTCGCCGTGGTCGTGTCCGTCGTCTTCATTTTCGTGTGCACCATCGAGGTCAAGGCATGGTGGCACTCGCCACGGATGCGCCTCTTCAGGCTCGGCGGCGTCACCACCCTGAGGCGGAAGCTGAACTACCCCTGCACGATGTGCCAAGACAGCATGGAAGCCGGCGAAAAGGTCCGCACGCTCTCGTGCGACCACGCGTTCCACTGCGGCGGCGGCGTCAAGTGCGAGAAGGACATCGACAAATGGCTTCGCACTGGGCCGATGACTACCTGCCCGATCTGCCGCCAGATTCCCCATCCTGTGCGTCCGTGGAAGCGGCCACCGCCATCGTCGCCAGCACCTTCACCGAAAACATCGGCGCCAACGCTACCGCAGTTGTCGCGGACGTCATCGATGCCGGATTTGGAGGCATTGCTGCCTCCGGTGCACGACGAGACACTACCGGAGGCGTCGTCATTAGCATCGGCGCCACCGTTAGCGCAGTTGCCGCCAACGTCGACGCCGGATTTGGAGGAGGCGTTGCTGCTTCCGGCGCACGACGAAACAGTACCAGAGGCGTCGTCGTCGCAGTAG
- the LOC136510611 gene encoding uncharacterized protein yields the protein MSARGYKEIINKYYCATNLRYDRKQISNRIRQLKAYLRDLQNDTALGRKPDGTIDATQQWWDDHTEGHSEWKKLRWGWPEYLDQLEQIFHGVAVNGSTSFVVGHSNLEDQRAPLEQEEEEATEDIDRSPMSTNSCKRASSTSTTCSSPGKKTKSQVVRMMREYMSG from the exons ATGTCAGCAAGAGGGTATAAGGAGATTATAAACAAGTATTATTGCGCAACCAACCTGAGGTATGATAGGAAGCAGATCAGTAACAGAATTAGGCAACTGAAGGCATACTTACGGGATCTACAGAACGACACTGCCTTAGGCCGTAAACCTGATGGCACTATTGATGCCACTCAACAATGGTGGGATGACCACACAGAG GGCCACTCAGAATGGAAGAAACTAAGGTGGGGATGGCCAGAGTATTTGGATCAGCTTGAACAAATATTCCATGGTGTAGCTGTGAATGGATCAACCTCCTTTGTTGTTGGACATAGCAATTTGGAGGATCAAAGAGCCCCTCTGgaacaggaagaggaggaggcaactgaaGACATTGACCGGAGTCCTATGAGTACCAATAGCTGCAAGAGAGCAAGCAGTACTAGCACCACATGTTCAAGTCCTGGAAAGAAAACCAAAAGCCAAGTGGTTAGGATGATGAGGGAATACATGAGTGGCTAG